A window of Fusarium fujikuroi IMI 58289 draft genome, chromosome FFUJ_chr10 genomic DNA:
CTTGCATCGCGACCGGGGATTCCTAGGGCGTCTTTGCattcttgctcttgttcAGCTCTGTCAGAATCCAGTGACGGGTCGTATACCATAGCCCGTACTCGATCGCCTCGACTGACGGCACCTGAGAAGCAGCAGTCCAGCGCGACAGTGACAACGAAACCTTTGTCGACCATTCTCTTGAGAGCTTGTGCTAAAAAGCGCCCGCGAAAGTAACTAGCACCATGTTCACCATTTTCATAAAGGACAAGACCTAGCTCGCCGAAACCAGTTTCGCCAACGTTGCCATCCGATGGTAATTGAGTACCGTGCCCTGAGAAGTGGATGTAGACGTGATCGCCGGGTTTCGCAGAATCAATGATTAAGCGAAGCTGTTTCAGAACATTTGCCCTGGTTGGCCTCTCATCGGGCGTCTCTGGTGGATCTTTAGTGGATTGATGATCCTTCGGTACAGTGGCTGTGAGCACGGATGTGTGAATTGCCGTAGCGCTGTGCTGCTCCAGATAGGCCCTGATGTCGCTAACGTCGTCGACACTGCCATTAAGGTGTTGATCTTTTGGGTAATAATTGATTCCAATCATGAGCGCCCAGCGCGCTGAGGACTCGTTAGTGGCTGCCATTCAAATGATTCCGAGAGATCACGATAGGAGCGTCTTTGTGTATGGACTGATTGAAAAGGACGAGAAGTTGGACCGTTGGATGATAAGCATTGATAGTCATGCAAGTCCCGGTATTATTGGGGCTGAGCGCACGCCCAGGTGACGCCTCAGCGGACGGGCCGAGCCTATGAGCTTGGGGTCGCAAAGAGGCAGCTCGAGACACTAAAAAGTACAACTTCAATCACAAATGCACTTTCTTGCAGCGTTTCAACCTTCTGAACAGTGTGGAAATTATTAGCTTTCTCCAGATACTTCGACCTTCTTACAATATCAGAGTTACCAGACTTTGGACAGTAATAcaacaagctttccaagaagaaccaTGTCTTCAACTACTTCCGATATCGAATTGGGCCAGTGCAGCACTACGCAATTGTCGAGGTTAGGTGCAAACGGCAGAACCTGGAGGCTCAAGTGGCCAAATCTGACATGGCCATCATCTGCCTGTTTCTCAGTTCCGTTGTTACCTTTTTGGAACAAGAGTGCTCCGGTAATGCAATTACCGCAAAGTAAGCAAGGCTGTCAATGAATTGCTTATAAGCGAGGCTAACAGCTCCCAAGTCGAGGACTACCCCAAGGGATACCCGCAGTTTTCGTCGTTAATATCTTCACACGAGTCCTTTTTCGTTGCACGAAGGTTCCTAAATGTTCGTGCACGGCTACTACTACTCAAACAAAACCGTGTTGTCGCACTCGAGAGTAAGCTGCACAAGATTGATAGAGATGAAGACAGGCCACTGTTTCTGGGCAGTTGTCAGCGGGATCAAAATACAGACCGAGCAAAGGTTGTTGCAGAGCTCGATGAAGCTCTGGAGGATCTAGGTGAGATTGTCCCTAATAGGCTTGAAGTTCAACTAACACGCCTAGACAAGTTCCTATTGAGAAGTCGACAGATCTCAGAACTCGAACAAGCTGATCCTCAAGCTGTGACGAATTTGCAGAATTGGGTCAATGGCACCGGATCTATCGCACGAGCAGAAAGCAGATTCTTGAATTACCCGCTGCAAGAGCTCCTGAGTACCAGTCCCCGAGACGAATCTGCCATGATAGGACTAGAGAACAACGTGGCTGAGAACCTGCTACGTTTGCGAGATTACTTCTTCCCAGTATTTCAGCCCTTGCTGTACTCATTCGATATTCCATAATACTAATTTAGTTTACAGAGCTACTCACCTAAAGTCTCAAGAGACACTGCCCATATTTACATCCCTGCAAGATCATCTGCGGCTCTCATCTCCCGCGCCTTGATGATCCCGATAGTTGTCATCATGCTGCTGGCGCCCGTTATTCTTTGTTCTTACCTAAGTAGCACATCATCACGGCTGtttgctgttggtggtgcGACAGTATTCTTCGTTGCGATGATTTCCAGTGGCACGAGAATGAAGAGTCAAGAACTGATTATCGCGGGAGCAACGTAAGCTagactttatatattttctGAAGTTCCTGCTAATGCTTATAGATACGCCACTGTTCTTACAGTTTTTCTATCGGAATCTTCGGTCTTGCCAGGGTAAAAGCGTTATGTTGCAGTCGCTATTGAAGCGCCAGGCGAATTCTTCCATTGAATTGTTGATCAGCTTGTGCCATATTGGGTTGTCCTATACAAGGAGAAGTATTCACCGGGGAGAATTTTATAATGGAAACTGTCTTGCTCACTACCAGCGCGTGTAATGTGCCGATATATAATACTGGGCAGacgaagcttctcaacatcaccctGGGCACCTAGATTACAATTCTCCATGCGAGTACTCTACTGTACCTGGAAGAACGGCACGGAGAGTTCCGTGCGGGTAAGTGGGACATATCGTGTTAGCTAGAAATGCGTAGAAACCGAAACCGAAAGTCAAAAACCCCACAACAATAAGGTGCTGACACGTAAATACGTGcatctccaacttcaccTAAACTTATCTCGGAGACATTTCGTGGACAAAGGTTGCATCGCTTTTTCTTTCGGGACAATATTTAGACCGTTCCCAGTGCAACTGAACTGCTCGAGACGCATGaagctcaaagtcaaaggtTAAACGGGTCTCGGGCTCATGATTGACCCCGAGACCCGGAGAGTCTAACGGTTAATAGAAAGAGATGTCGATCCACTATCATTACTAATGTAGGTCGAATGCCGAGGAAATGAGGTCATGCATATCATGCTAGATGGCGAATTGTACTAGATAACGTTATTGTGATACTGTTTCTAGTGCCATCTATAAGAAGCGCTCAGTATTTAAATCACAACGTCGGAAGCTCAGTACTACGAGACAAGAAGCTAGTGAAAGGACATCAAACTACAATCATCATGAAAGAAGCAATCGTCAAGAAAGATACCTCCGTCGAGATCATCGACTCTCTAATTCCTAAGCCAGGCCCAGGCGACGTGCTCATCAAGGTGGTCATCGCAGGTAAGTCAACTCATACCTCGTCCTCGCATCATGAACACTAAACTCTCAAGGTACCAACCCCAAGGATTGGAAGATCCCCGTTTGGCTCGGCGAAGATGCCAACACCGGTGATGACATCGCCGGTATCGTCGAGGCCGTCGGCGAAAATGTCGTCGGCTTCCACAAAGGCGACCGTGTAGCCGCCTTCCATGAGATGAGGACTCCCAACGGTGCTTTTGCCGAGTACGCGACCGCGCCATACTACACAACATTCCATATCCCCGATTCAGTCTCTTTCGAGGAGGCCGCTACCATCCCCCTCGCCGCGTACACGTCTGTCTGCGCTCTGTTCCAAGAACTTGAGATCCCAGAGCCTTGGTCGCCACTCGCCAAGACCGAGACGAAGCGTCCTCTTCTCATTTACGGAGCCAGTACTGCTACTGGAGCTTATGGCATCAAGCTAGCCGCTGCTGCGAATGTCCATCCGATTATTGCGGTTGGAAGCCAGCGCAGTGCTTTCATCAAGCCATTCCTCGATGAGAGCAAGGGAGACGCGCTTGTTGACTACACCGCTTACAAGAATGAGGAAGAGCTAGTGAAGGCGATTCAAGAAGCTTTCAAGAAAGGCGGCGCTCCAGATGGTCGATGCTGGAAGGCTTTCGACAGCGTCTCGGAAGACTCCACCGTGAGGACAGTCACCAAAGCCATCGCAGGTCCCCCGGACTCGACTGGCCGCAAGCCAAAGGTGACCAACatcttgatgaagaaagacGTCGAGGGTGCCGACCCCAGTGTAGATATCGTCGTCTCGATGGTTGGCCAGGTACATGATAAGGATGAGAACAACAAACTACTCGGTGTTGTTTGGGGTGCAGCGTTTGCTAGAGGTCTTCGGGAGGGTTGGTTCACAGCCCATCCTTACGTCGTGGGTAAGAACGGCCTTGAGGGATTGTCTGATGGTCTGAAGGATTTGAAGGAGGGAAGGATTCGGGCGCAAAAGTTTTTAACTGTTATTGGCGAGACACCAGGAGTCAGCGCTTGATACTATGTCTGTTCGTATAGTTGAACGTATGTTTGAAGTTGTTTAACTAAAGAGAAACTTGAGTGCGGCTGTTAAGATATTGGCTTATGGTATTTTAAGATGCTGCTAAATTTATCTTAAGATGCTGCTAATTTCATTATAAGATCCTATAAGTTTATCTTAAGATACTATCTTTagatattaactttaagtttattattgtATGAAGTATAAAagtttttataatttctattaattttaaggTAGTATTATTTgagctatttataaaataaataaattttatcTATAAGTCTTGATGCCAGTAGGGGCTATCTTAAGATACCCTTATTTTCATCTTATGAGAGCACTCAGGCCATCTTAAGATACCGCTCAATTCATCACACGGCAACTGTTAATTCATCCAAGATTGGTATTTGTTTATCTTAAGACGGCCCAAGTAAGATTATCTGAAGTTTAATCAACCTCTTAAACCCCATGCCTACTGCTCTGCAGCCACTCTTGCAAGCCCCTCTGCGCAGCCTCCATTCCCTCCCGAACAATCTTTGCCGACTCCTCAGCCGCCTGAAACGCAGACTCAGACGCAGCGACAGCCTTCTTAGCCTCTTCAATTTCTCCATTCGTCGCCATAGTcacagcctcttcagccctCCTCGCAGCAGCGCCACCAGCCCACGCCGCTCTGCGCTCAGCATCTTGAATTGATGCGACTGTATCACTAACAGTCTTTGCAGCATTAGAAGCATTCTCAGCGGTGTGCTCTGCGTGACGACGGGAAACTTCGTCTTGTCGTGCTGCGTTTTCGGAATTGCGGACGGAAGCTTGTGCGGCGCGGAGGAGGGCGACTGTTTCTCTTGCGCGCTCGTGGGCTGTTTCGGCGGATTGTCTGAAATATGTGGCTAGGCGCTCATTCTCAGCTTTTTGCTTATCATCGACCTTTTCAGTTtcttcgacgatgatggcggaGGCGATGActctttgagcttgagcgACTGCATCCTCAGCTGGGGCCGTAGCTTCAGCGAGAGTAGACCATGCACGAGATGCGCAGTCGAAGAAGTCTGTCAATCTGACCGAGTTCGCAATGACAGCATCGCGTCGCGCCTCAGCTGCAGCATTGACCATCTGCTCCTCGTACTTCTTTGCCATAGATCCGAAatctctggcttcttcagcAGCGGCCTTTGCTCGGGCAGCGTTCTCGGATACTGTCCAGGCAATCGTGCGAACCTTCTCACGGTATGCAAAGTAGATATGGACCCATGTACCGACAGTCACACTGATGAgacagaagccaaagactgGTAGCAGAGtgggggagaagaagggcacGACGGCGGTGAGTGACCACCAGTTGACGACGAGCCAGTATGTCTGTGCATGTTCAAGGTAGCAGAAGCGAAGAGGTCCGTAGATCTTGCTGATGGGAGCGAAGAGGTATGCAGCGGCTGATACAGCCGTGGCAATGCCAACGAACATGTATTGAACCCATGGTTGGAAGGGAAGTGGTAGGTCGTAGTAGAGGGTCAGGTAATAGGCCAAGGACATCAACGAGCCCACTAGATTCATCACGAACTATCAGTGCCTCATTTCACATTGACAAATAATGACTAGTCTCACCTTTAAAGTATGTGCCGACCTGACTAGAGATAGTCTTAAAGTCAAAGAACGGTCCTAGCAACAACTTCCACGACAGAGTGCTGGTACTCTCCTGGCCGTTAGGCAGAGTCCAGACACCGCCAAAGTACAGCGCGACGATAAGAATTAAAGGGCTCGATATTTGAGAAAGAATAACATTAAAATCCGGAAAGATAGTAAATTGGTTAAGAAGAAGCGCGACGAATATCGCAGTCTTGATATGCGGCACGATTAACTTGGAGAGCGACTCCAGGGCAGGAAACAAGTCCTCGCTAGAATTAGATGAAGTCATGGCTtctaaaatattaatacaagatgaagatgggttGAGAGACGATTTCCTCCGGAGCTGGCATTTTATTCTCCATTTTTGACCGAAAGTGAGGCGCTCAGTGCCCAACTCAACgtgcagctgcagcatgcATAACGACGTGGAATGCAGAGCCGAGATTTTGATCCAATCGTAATCAGCCAGCTCTGTTTACGTCCAGACATTTGAATGGGGAAGTCCACAGATTTGCCTTTCAGATGATCAATTGGTATAGAACATGACAAATTTATGATCTAAGCAGGCCGTATCCATGTCAGGCCGCAAGCTTTCTTACGCGGCTGGGCTCAGTGGAGATGGCCTCATTTTGCTGACTCCACTCGGGAGGATCATTGGGCAATAAATGGCAGAGAGTGTTCAAAGTGGCACGACGAAGAAGGAGAGTTTTTGATGAGAGTTTCATAGATTcattagattattatttttgGTATCTTGTACGGCTCGGGTGGACTAGCCACCCATCCTGCAGTTCAACGCCTCGAGCGGAATTATTCAGGTCCCAATCCTCCGCTGTGAGAAGCCTCATCACTTCATTCATCTTTGCGTTCCATTGTTCATTTTGACGAGAAAGGATCATCTTCGAAGCTGCATGTAACGATTAGCACAGATACTATTTAATGGCGAGACTGCGTCGACTTACAAGGTATTTCCGAATCCATCGTCACATACACTTCGGCCTTGTACTAATGTGCAACCGGCACCTTCTTGTACAAGTCGACCGCCGGGGCCACGGACCAAGGGAGCTGCCATGGCTGTTGATAGGAACGACAGTAGGGCTACTGAGGAGAGTCTCATGGTGAGCGGAGGGGCGACGCTACCAAGAATGTGAAATAGGAGGTGTTCGGAGAGAAGAggtttgatgatggtgatgttaATTAGATATCTGGGAGCAAAAGCTGATGATTTAAATAGTTCTCAAGGCTGGAGCACCGATTCTAGCTATTGAAACACAACTGTGATATCGTGAGTCCCTGGTTTCAGCCTCGAGCAAAGCGACGTTTCGGCCTCAGTCAACATCCCTGTCAAAACAACACCAGGTTTCAGCTTCATGTTGTCGCTACATACCCTAGATACCTAAGTTTTTGAGCATCATTTCAAGCTTGGCACCCTAACTCGTAACGTTTTACACTGCTCCTGTATTCATATTGATTGGCAACATAATGAAACGCAACTGTGTAATAAATCTTTTTCTCATATAATGCAAATTCATCTATACTTCAGAGAAAACGTACTAGCCGCTAGGTGATGTCTCCTGGaacaagctctcagccacaagtctcaaatgcaaataacacatctagCCACCATAACCGTCACACCACGTCAAATTACGCAAACTGCTATCATCAATGCTTCAAAGatcgcttctcctcaagTTTGAACTTCTGCAGCACGCCCTGACAAGGAGGGCCCTTACAGACGGTGATCGCCCGCTTCACCAGATCGTATATGACAAAGGCCACCGTCATGTTCTGCTTGGATGTGTACCCAGTCAATACAGCGCTGGGCGTATTCTTCTGATTGAAATTCGGATGATTGCACAAACTCTCAGGATACGCGAGGTGGTCCGAAAACGCCGTCCTGATCTTTTCAGGCGTCAATCTACCCGCTGCACAATCAGCCCTTACTCCCTTCTCGGCTCGCAGGCTTCTGAACCAGGTGCTCCCACCAGGAGAACGATCATACACATCATCACGGCTCACAAATTCTGGACTGAGGAAGTGATTGCTGTGGATGAGGTAGTTATCGTCAATGTTACCGTAGAACTTGTACACGCGGCTAGGAGAGACTTCCATAGCCATTGCGAAGCCTTCAGCCGTCGAGACGTGAAGGTTTCCTGAGACGTGGCGGGGGAAGGCGTTAATTGCTACCAAGCCCTCAGCATAGTTGCTGTACTCAAGGAAGACGCGCCTCGCGACGGAGAGCGGGAGGACAGGTCTGGGATTCTTGACCTCATGATAGACCCCGTCTTGGTCAACATGCGAAATGGGCACGTAGTCTTCGCTTGAGAGCAGGGAATTCGCAGTGACAGACATACCAGCCGAGTTCATCCCACTGCGGATCAGCTGACCAGCCTCGGTGAGGATAAACATTGATGGACGGTCCTCTGATGGGTCCGGGTGTACTTCGAGGTAGATGATCAGATCCTGGTTGTAGAGATGGCTGGACATGTCCCAATTGTGTACGGCCAGAGCGCGACCAGATGCCACTGCTTCGGGAGGGAAGAATCCGCTCGTGCATTCATCATGCCCGTTTAGTTCTTGAGGAGTCTTGCCGCCGTCTTGCAGGCGATACATGCATCTGCCAAGGTCATATCGAGCATTGAGCATGATGACCTCTTCGATCGTAACGCCTGCCCCATCTGAGATTCCTCTGATCTCTTCGAGGCCTGTAGGGTAGAACTTCTCAAAGGCAGGAAGGTAGACAGTTTTGATGAtcgtggaggagatggacctGCGTTGGATGTTGGTTAATTGCGATAATAGTGGTATCAATGATCTACGCACCAATGAGGCAGCTTGCCAGGAAGCTTGTAGTATTCAATATTAGCACGGACCTTGTCGCTGACTTGTCTACCATGCGAAAGCCCCCTCTCATAGGGCGTGCC
This region includes:
- a CDS encoding related to quinone reductase, which gives rise to MKEAIVKKDTSVEIIDSLIPKPGPGDVLIKVVIAGTNPKDWKIPVWLGEDANTGDDIAGIVEAVGENVVGFHKGDRVAAFHEMRTPNGAFAEYATAPYYTTFHIPDSVSFEEAATIPLAAYTSVCALFQELEIPEPWSPLAKTETKRPLLIYGASTATGAYGIKLAAAANVHPIIAVGSQRSAFIKPFLDESKGDALVDYTAYKNEEELVKAIQEAFKKGGAPDGRCWKAFDSVSEDSTVRTVTKAIAGPPDSTGRKPKVTNILMKKDVEGADPSVDIVVSMVGQVHDKDENNKLLGVVWGAAFARGLREGWFTAHPYVVGKNGLEGLSDGLKDLKEGRIRAQKFLTVIGETPGVSA